In Candidatus Poribacteria bacterium, the sequence GAGAGCCATGACGGATTTATGTCTCAAGAACCCCAGTTTTCTATAGAAGTCTTCCTGCCCAATCACGCAAGCGAGAAGCACTTTTTCGGCGGATAACCTCTCGAACATCGCGTTCATGATACGTGTCCCTATCCCTTGTCGCTGAAATTCCGGCAGAACGACGATATCACAAATGAAAGCGAAGTATTCCCCATCAGACAATGCCCGTCCGGCGGCAATCAACTGAGTACCATGATATACGAAGCAGCAGACCTGGCTCTTCTCGTAAGCATGTTGTAGCCGCTCCCGAT encodes:
- a CDS encoding GNAT family N-acetyltransferase yields the protein MKKINMDDITLAYSTDSVNWTELAEVYRLAPLGTYDRERLQHAYEKSQVCCFVYHGTQLIAAGRALSDGEYFAFICDIVVLPEFQRQGIGTRIMNAMFERLSAEKVLLACVIGQEDFYRKLGFLRHKSVMALYPNAEWYKENGLLE